In the Sorghum bicolor cultivar BTx623 chromosome 4, Sorghum_bicolor_NCBIv3, whole genome shotgun sequence genome, GATGACCTGGTCGAGGTAGGGGAACCTGCTctggagctcgtcggcgtccgGCGCGCGTCCGTGGCGCGGCGCGAAGCCGTCCACCTCCCGGAGCAGCTTCTCCTCGACGCGCGGGTGGCAGGACACCAGGTACACCACCGACGACAGCGTGAACGCCGTCGTCTTGGTGCCGGCGATGAGGTGCTCGTACGCCAGCGCGCGGACGTGCCTGTCCGCCAGCGCGAAGTccttggcgccgccgccgttctccATCGCGTCCAGCAGCGCCGCGATGAAGTCCAGCGGGGCGGCGTCGTCCTCGCTGACGCCGTCGCCGCCACGCCGGCGCGTGGCGCGATCTCGCCGCCGGCCGGCTATGATCGCGTCGATGCGGGAGCACAGCCGGCGCTCGTTCTCGTTCATCTTGTAGTCCGCCGTGCCGGGCACCCGCCGTAGCAGCCGCTTGCACGGCGTCTGGACGCACGGGAGGAAGAGACCAAGGATGGTGGACAGCGAGCTCGACAGGTCCATCTTGACGAACTCCATGGACCGCTTGTACTCCTTGAGGAACTCCCTGACGTTGTCGTCGCCCTCGCCGCCTTCggtctcgccgccgccgcctgcggcATTCTTCGACAGGCCGAACTCGATGCCGAAGGCCGTCTTGCCGATGATGTCGATGGCCATCCGCAGCGAGAGCTGGCAGAAGGGGATGCAGTCCTGGTCCGTCCAGCCGGCGATGTTGGCCACCAGTATGTCCACATACGACTGCATCACTGGAATGAGCCCGGCGAGCCGCGCTGGCTGGTAGAGCGGGACCACTGTGCTCCTCATCGCCGACCACGTTGAGTCCCTGACATCATGTATATGAGTAAGCTCACTGCCTCAGTCAACAAAATTCATGCAAATTTCAGACAACAAATAGTTTCCATGCCTTCTCTATCTGAATTCTGAACTGAACATTCCGGTCTACCTGTATCTAGCTAATGTTTCTAATTTCAAAACTAATAGTCAGTTCATTCGGTTCAACAGCAACTAGCA is a window encoding:
- the LOC8073779 gene encoding cytochrome P450 711A1, which gives rise to MEIALTVSAVSHQSVPVLVLISFLSLFSAFLIYFYAPLWSVRRVPGPPTRFPIGHLHLLAKNGPDVFRAIAKEYGPIFRFHMGRQPLVIVANAELCKEVGIKKFKDIRNRSTPPPSIGSLHQDALFLTRDSTWSAMRSTVVPLYQPARLAGLIPVMQSYVDILVANIAGWTDQDCIPFCQLSLRMAIDIIGKTAFGIEFGLSKNAAGGGGETEGGEGDDNVREFLKEYKRSMEFVKMDLSSSLSTILGLFLPCVQTPCKRLLRRVPGTADYKMNENERRLCSRIDAIIAGRRRDRATRRRGGDGVSEDDAAPLDFIAALLDAMENGGGAKDFALADRHVRALAYEHLIAGTKTTAFTLSSVVYLVSCHPRVEEKLLREVDGFAPRHGRAPDADELQSRFPYLDQVIKEAMRFHLVSPLIARQTSERVEIGGYVLPKGAYVWLAPGVLARDAAQFPDPEEFRPERFAPEAEEERTRHPYAHIPFGVGPRACIGHKFALQQVKLAVVELYRRYTFRHSPAMESPLQFDFDLVLAFRHGVKLRAIRRS